From the Acidovorax carolinensis genome, one window contains:
- a CDS encoding NAD(P)/FAD-dependent oxidoreductase — protein sequence MIRLSEIRLPLSALPSDPDTQPEAALRALAAQALGLADAASIATLQVFKRSFDARKADLLAVYIVDIALVDPTQEAALLDRFAGNPHIQPTPDMAWHPVGQAPAGLSLRPVVVGFGPCGIFAALVLAQMGFKPIVLERGKNVRERTQDTWGLWRKRELNPESNVQFGEGGAGTFSDGKLYSQIKDPRHLGRKVMAEFVKAGAPEEILYVAHPHIGTFKLVKVVESLREQIIALGGEIRFGQRVTDLIVESGPQGRHVRGVKVQNQATGATTELRADHVVMALGHSSRDTFAMLYERGVQMEAKPFSVGFRIEHPQGVIDRARWGRHAGHPLLGAADYKLVHHAANGRAVYSFCMCPGGTVVAATSEPGRVVTNGMSQYSRNERNANAGMVVGIDPRDYPRDPAAYEAALGATHGVEALAAGQHHPLAGIVLQRQLESGAYVLGGSNYSAPGQLVGDFIAGRPSKELGSVQPSYQPGVTLGDLHGALPGYAIAAMREALPVFGRKIKGYDMPDAVLTGVETRTSAPLRIDRGDNLQSPNTPGLYPAGEGAGFAGGILSAGVDGIKVGEAVARSLLGAAA from the coding sequence ATGATCCGCCTTTCTGAAATCCGGCTGCCGCTGTCCGCGCTGCCGTCCGACCCCGACACCCAGCCCGAAGCCGCCCTGCGCGCACTCGCCGCGCAGGCGCTGGGCCTGGCCGATGCAGCCAGCATTGCCACGCTGCAGGTCTTCAAGCGCAGCTTTGACGCACGCAAGGCCGATCTGCTGGCGGTTTACATCGTGGACATCGCGCTCGTCGATCCCACGCAGGAAGCCGCCCTGCTCGACAGATTCGCCGGCAATCCACATATCCAGCCCACCCCCGACATGGCCTGGCACCCCGTGGGCCAGGCACCGGCCGGACTGTCCCTGCGTCCGGTGGTGGTGGGCTTTGGCCCCTGCGGCATCTTCGCGGCGCTGGTGCTGGCACAGATGGGTTTCAAGCCCATCGTGCTGGAGCGCGGCAAGAACGTGCGCGAACGCACCCAGGACACCTGGGGCCTGTGGCGCAAGCGCGAGCTCAACCCCGAAAGCAATGTGCAGTTTGGCGAAGGCGGCGCCGGCACGTTCAGCGACGGCAAGCTCTACAGCCAGATCAAGGACCCGCGCCACCTGGGCCGCAAGGTGATGGCCGAGTTCGTCAAGGCCGGTGCGCCCGAAGAAATTTTGTACGTGGCGCATCCGCACATCGGCACGTTCAAGCTGGTGAAGGTGGTGGAAAGCCTGCGCGAGCAGATCATTGCGCTGGGTGGGGAGATCCGCTTTGGGCAGCGGGTTACCGACCTGATCGTGGAAAGCGGCCCGCAAGGCCGCCATGTGCGTGGCGTGAAGGTGCAGAACCAGGCCACGGGCGCCACCACCGAGCTGCGTGCCGACCATGTGGTGATGGCCCTGGGCCACAGCTCGCGCGACACCTTTGCCATGCTGTACGAGCGTGGCGTGCAGATGGAGGCCAAGCCGTTTTCGGTCGGCTTTCGCATCGAGCACCCGCAGGGCGTGATCGATCGCGCACGCTGGGGCCGCCACGCGGGCCATCCGCTGCTGGGCGCCGCCGACTACAAGCTAGTGCACCACGCCGCCAATGGCCGCGCTGTTTACAGCTTTTGCATGTGCCCCGGCGGCACCGTGGTGGCCGCCACCAGCGAGCCGGGCCGCGTGGTCACCAACGGCATGAGCCAGTACTCGCGCAACGAGCGCAATGCCAATGCCGGCATGGTGGTGGGCATCGATCCGCGCGACTATCCGCGGGACCCTGCGGCCTACGAAGCCGCGCTGGGCGCCACGCACGGCGTCGAGGCGCTGGCTGCCGGCCAGCACCACCCGCTGGCGGGCATCGTGCTGCAACGCCAGCTGGAATCGGGCGCCTATGTGCTTGGCGGCAGCAATTACAGCGCGCCCGGCCAGCTGGTGGGCGATTTCATCGCAGGCCGGCCCTCCAAGGAACTGGGCAGCGTGCAGCCCTCCTACCAACCCGGCGTGACGCTGGGTGATCTGCATGGTGCATTGCCTGGCTATGCCATCGCAGCCATGCGCGAGGCCCTGCCGGTGTTCGGCCGCAAGATCAAGGGCTACGACATGCCCGACGCCGTGCTCACTGGCGTGGAGACGCGCACGTCCGCACCGCTGCGTATCGACCGCGGCGACAACCTGCAAAGCCCCAACACCCCCGGCCTGTATCCGGCCGGCGAAGGGGCGGGCTTTGCCGGGGGCATTCTTTCGGCGGGCGTGGACGGTATCAAGGTGGGCGAAGCGGTGGCACGCAGCCTGCTGGGCGCTGCGGCCTGA
- a CDS encoding universal stress protein codes for MFKHILVPTDGSALSMNSVARAAAYAQETGARITLFYAQPEAPSVYAGLGAVSNTHLSQDLQTRLDEAATEILDAAEKVVQEAGASCQRVVRVGGKPYELIIAAADANGCDLIFMASHGRSGVSALLLGSETQKVLAHSTIPVLVYR; via the coding sequence ATGTTCAAACACATTCTGGTTCCCACCGATGGCTCCGCGCTGTCCATGAACAGCGTTGCGCGGGCCGCAGCCTATGCCCAGGAAACTGGTGCCCGCATTACGCTGTTCTACGCCCAGCCCGAGGCGCCGTCCGTCTATGCCGGGCTGGGCGCCGTGAGCAACACACACCTCAGCCAGGACCTCCAGACCCGCCTGGATGAAGCCGCCACGGAAATCCTGGATGCGGCTGAAAAAGTGGTGCAGGAAGCCGGCGCCAGCTGCCAGCGCGTGGTGCGGGTGGGCGGCAAGCCCTATGAGCTGATCATTGCAGCGGCAGACGCCAACGGCTGCGACCTGATTTTCATGGCGTCGCACGGCCGGTCGGGCGTCAGCGCGCTACTGCTGGGCAGCGAGACGCAGAAGGTGCTGGCGCATTCGACGATTCCGGTACTGGTGTACCGGTAA
- a CDS encoding DHA2 family efflux MFS transporter permease subunit — MSQATTAPGAPAAHQAPAAAPAPLSGPMLFVAALMLAAANFIAVLNMTIANVAVPNIAGALGAAASQGTWVITSFAVGEAITVPLTGWFAARFGAVRVFVVSMVLFGIFSILCGLSTSIGMLVVMRVFQGLSGGPLMPLSQTLMLRIFPKDKAGTAIGIWSMTTLIAPVVGPILGGWLVDDFTWNWVFLINAPIAIGFGLGAWKMLKHYQDAPVRNPFDKVGLVLLLVWVVALQLVLDEGKNLDWFASSQIVALTIIAVVGFAAFLIWELHEKHPVVDLRVFRHRGFNASVITVSVAYAAFFGVSVLTPLWLQSFMGYTATDAGLATAWTGVTALFVAPIVANSKRDPRALVFFGVLWMALVTLWRTVANSDMAFWDIAIPLAVMGFALPFFFIPTSGIALGSVEEREMDSAAGLMNFLRTLSGAFATSVVTTVWANQTTRNHAELVGLADRDGSVTQMLTQSGAPPEVATQVVDYLIVSQSGMLSTNQVMTGIAVMFFIAAAIIWIAPKPTRTIEPGAGGH; from the coding sequence ATGAGTCAAGCGACCACGGCGCCCGGCGCGCCCGCCGCACACCAGGCCCCTGCTGCTGCACCGGCGCCGCTGAGCGGCCCCATGCTTTTTGTGGCGGCCTTGATGTTGGCCGCGGCCAACTTCATTGCCGTGCTGAACATGACCATCGCCAACGTGGCGGTGCCCAACATTGCCGGCGCCCTGGGTGCCGCCGCCAGCCAGGGCACCTGGGTCATCACCTCGTTTGCCGTGGGCGAGGCCATCACGGTGCCGCTGACCGGCTGGTTTGCCGCGCGCTTTGGTGCAGTGCGCGTTTTCGTGGTGTCGATGGTGCTGTTCGGCATCTTTTCCATCCTGTGCGGCCTGTCCACCTCGATTGGCATGCTGGTGGTGATGCGCGTGTTCCAGGGCCTGAGCGGTGGCCCGCTGATGCCGCTGTCGCAAACGCTGATGCTGCGCATCTTCCCGAAGGACAAGGCGGGCACGGCCATCGGCATCTGGTCGATGACGACGCTGATTGCACCCGTGGTCGGCCCCATCCTGGGGGGCTGGCTGGTGGACGATTTCACCTGGAACTGGGTGTTCCTCATCAACGCCCCGATCGCCATCGGCTTTGGCCTGGGCGCCTGGAAGATGCTCAAGCATTACCAGGATGCGCCCGTGCGCAACCCGTTCGACAAGGTCGGCCTGGTGCTGCTGCTGGTGTGGGTGGTGGCGCTGCAACTGGTGCTGGACGAGGGCAAGAACCTCGACTGGTTTGCCTCCAGCCAGATCGTGGCCCTGACCATCATCGCCGTGGTCGGTTTTGCCGCCTTCCTGATCTGGGAGCTGCACGAAAAGCACCCGGTGGTCGATTTGCGCGTGTTTCGCCACCGGGGCTTCAATGCCTCGGTGATCACCGTGAGCGTGGCCTATGCCGCCTTCTTTGGCGTCAGTGTGCTCACGCCGCTGTGGCTGCAAAGCTTCATGGGCTACACCGCCACCGACGCGGGCCTCGCCACCGCCTGGACGGGCGTCACCGCGCTGTTCGTCGCACCCATCGTGGCCAACAGCAAGCGCGACCCGCGTGCGCTGGTGTTCTTTGGCGTGCTCTGGATGGCGCTGGTGACGCTGTGGCGCACGGTGGCCAACAGCGACATGGCGTTCTGGGATATTGCCATTCCGCTGGCGGTGATGGGCTTTGCGCTGCCGTTCTTCTTCATCCCCACCTCGGGCATCGCCCTGGGCAGCGTGGAAGAGCGTGAGATGGACTCGGCCGCCGGCCTGATGAACTTCTTGCGCACGTTGTCCGGTGCCTTTGCCACCTCGGTGGTGACCACCGTGTGGGCCAACCAGACCACGCGCAACCACGCCGAGCTGGTGGGCCTGGCCGACCGCGACGGCAGCGTCACGCAGATGCTCACGCAATCAGGTGCGCCACCCGAGGTGGCCACGCAGGTGGTGGACTACCTGATCGTGTCGCAAAGCGGCATGCTGTCGACCAACCAGGTCATGACCGGCATTGCCGTGATGTTCTTCATCGCCGCCGCCATCATCTGGATCGCCCCCAAACCCACGCGCACCATCGAGCCCGGCGCCGGTGGGCACTGA
- a CDS encoding HlyD family secretion protein, protein MSENNTSSAADALMKKRRNARLALLGGVVVLAAAGSTAYWKLHASHFVSTDNAYAAAEVAQITPSVGGTVLEVNVSDTDAVKQGDVLLVIDPTDAQLAVAQATAELDRATRRVKSYMANDNNLSAQISAREADAQRASAQLAAAQADFERAKVDLQRRQALVASGSVSGDELTRAKNGFDAATAQLAAAKAAAAQVTANQRSAVAAKEANAALISHSTVDTNPEVAAARARLDQAKVDLARTVIRAPLDGVVAQRRVQLGQRVQPGMPLMAVVPVHEIYVDANFKEVQLEKVRVGQSVKLHADIYGKNVTYQGVVEGFSGGSGSAFAAIPAQNATGNWIKVVQRLPVRVKLDAAELQANPLKVGLSMSAEIDTRTGDKQATAAAAAAAEGPGTATR, encoded by the coding sequence ATGTCTGAAAACAACACAAGCTCTGCCGCCGATGCCCTCATGAAAAAGCGCCGCAACGCCCGCCTGGCCCTGCTGGGCGGCGTGGTGGTGCTGGCCGCCGCGGGCTCCACCGCCTACTGGAAACTGCACGCCTCGCATTTCGTCTCCACTGACAACGCCTATGCCGCCGCTGAAGTGGCGCAAATCACACCGTCCGTCGGCGGCACCGTGCTGGAGGTGAACGTGAGCGACACCGACGCGGTGAAGCAGGGCGACGTGCTGCTGGTCATCGACCCCACTGACGCCCAGCTGGCCGTCGCGCAGGCCACGGCAGAACTTGACCGCGCCACCCGCCGCGTGAAGAGCTACATGGCCAACGACAACAACCTGAGCGCCCAGATCAGCGCCCGCGAGGCCGACGCCCAGCGCGCCAGCGCCCAGCTGGCCGCCGCGCAGGCCGACTTCGAGCGCGCCAAGGTCGACCTGCAACGCCGCCAGGCACTGGTGGCCTCGGGCTCGGTGTCGGGCGACGAACTCACGCGCGCCAAGAATGGCTTTGACGCTGCCACCGCCCAGCTGGCCGCCGCCAAGGCCGCCGCCGCGCAGGTCACCGCCAACCAGCGCTCGGCCGTCGCGGCCAAGGAGGCCAATGCGGCCCTGATCAGCCACAGCACTGTGGACACCAACCCTGAAGTGGCCGCCGCCCGCGCCCGCCTCGACCAGGCCAAGGTGGACCTGGCGCGCACCGTGATCCGCGCGCCGCTCGACGGCGTGGTGGCCCAGCGCAGGGTGCAACTCGGCCAGCGCGTGCAGCCCGGCATGCCGTTGATGGCCGTGGTGCCCGTCCATGAGATTTATGTCGATGCCAACTTCAAGGAAGTGCAGCTCGAAAAAGTGCGCGTCGGCCAGAGCGTGAAACTGCACGCCGACATCTATGGCAAGAACGTCACCTACCAGGGCGTGGTGGAAGGCTTCTCGGGCGGTTCGGGTTCGGCGTTTGCGGCCATTCCGGCACAAAACGCCACCGGCAACTGGATCAAGGTGGTGCAGCGCCTGCCCGTGCGCGTGAAACTCGATGCGGCCGAGCTGCAGGCCAACCCGCTCAAGGTAGGCCTGTCGATGAGCGCCGAAATCGACACCCGCACCGGCGACAAGCAGGCCACCGCAGCCGCAGCAGCCGCCGCTGAAGGCCCCGGCACGGCAACCCGCTGA
- a CDS encoding efflux transporter outer membrane subunit, translating to MHHSSTPPSTALHRLRMPLTGLGAALFLAGCAQFPDLGATPQPKSAEAFQSTASLTAPSAHWPAEQWWTAYGDAQLNALIAEALADAPDLAAAAARLQRADAVMQITGSATKPQVSANASITGDKLSYNHLIPRSPATEGLNDYGRATLDVRWELDFWGKNRAALAAATSEVEASRAELAQARLWLAAGVAANYAELSRLHANRDTAARALEIRQKTASLFTQRFDNGLETRGGLRNADARRTVAEGELLALDEQIALQRNRLAALLGAGPDRGLSIAAPTLKLDRAFGLPAEISADLLGRRPDVVAARLRAQALGSRIEQKKAEFYPNVNLSALIGVQSLGLDMLTKGGSGIASFGPAISLPIFSGGRLQGELRGAHASYAEAVAQYNATVARALQDVADNAISQKALGQRLGKAQEAVDAATEAHRVASNRYEGGLATYLEVLTAEDSLLGALSAQTNLRSASFTLDIGLQRALGGGYQVAHAVAQQ from the coding sequence ATGCACCATAGCAGCACGCCGCCCTCGACAGCCTTGCACCGGCTGCGCATGCCCCTGACGGGCTTGGGCGCCGCCCTGTTTCTGGCGGGTTGTGCCCAGTTTCCGGACCTGGGCGCAACGCCCCAACCCAAGTCGGCCGAGGCTTTCCAGTCCACAGCCTCTTTGACCGCGCCCAGCGCCCATTGGCCCGCCGAACAGTGGTGGACGGCCTATGGCGACGCCCAGCTCAACGCCCTGATTGCCGAAGCGCTGGCTGATGCGCCCGACCTGGCCGCCGCCGCCGCGCGCCTGCAACGGGCCGATGCCGTCATGCAGATCACGGGCTCGGCCACAAAGCCGCAGGTCAGCGCCAATGCGTCCATCACCGGCGACAAGCTCAGCTACAACCACCTGATCCCGCGCTCGCCTGCCACCGAGGGCCTGAACGACTACGGCCGCGCCACGCTGGATGTACGCTGGGAACTGGATTTCTGGGGCAAAAACCGCGCCGCGCTGGCCGCTGCCACGTCCGAGGTTGAAGCCAGCCGCGCCGAGCTGGCGCAAGCACGGTTGTGGCTCGCCGCGGGTGTGGCGGCGAACTATGCCGAACTGAGCCGCCTGCACGCCAACCGCGACACCGCCGCCCGCGCGCTGGAGATTCGCCAGAAAACCGCCAGCCTGTTCACCCAGCGTTTTGACAACGGCCTGGAAACGCGCGGCGGCCTGCGCAACGCCGACGCCCGCCGCACCGTGGCCGAGGGCGAGTTGCTGGCGCTGGACGAGCAGATCGCGCTGCAACGCAACCGCCTGGCCGCGCTGCTGGGCGCGGGCCCGGACCGCGGCCTGTCGATCGCGGCACCCACCCTGAAGCTGGACCGCGCCTTTGGCCTGCCCGCCGAAATCTCGGCCGACCTGCTCGGCCGCCGCCCGGATGTGGTGGCCGCGCGCCTGCGTGCACAAGCCTTGGGCAGCCGCATCGAGCAAAAGAAGGCCGAGTTCTACCCCAACGTGAACCTGTCGGCGCTGATTGGCGTGCAGTCGCTGGGGCTGGACATGCTAACCAAGGGCGGCTCGGGCATCGCCAGCTTTGGCCCGGCGATCTCGCTTCCGATCTTCAGCGGCGGCCGCCTGCAGGGCGAGTTGCGCGGCGCGCACGCCAGCTATGCCGAGGCCGTGGCCCAGTACAACGCCACCGTGGCGCGCGCGCTGCAAGACGTGGCCGACAACGCCATCAGCCAGAAAGCCCTGGGCCAGCGCCTGGGCAAGGCGCAGGAAGCCGTGGATGCCGCCACCGAGGCGCACCGCGTGGCCAGCAACCGCTATGAGGGTGGCCTGGCGACGTACCTCGAAGTGCTGACGGCCGAAGACAGCCTGCTGGGCGCCCTGAGCGCCCAGACCAACCTGCGCTCGGCATCGTTCACGCTCGACATCGGCCTGCAACGCGCCCTGGGCGGCGGGTACCAGGTTGCCCACGCCGTCGCCCAGCAGTAA
- a CDS encoding TetR/AcrR family transcriptional regulator — protein sequence MRAKTETRRQAILDAAAVVFQETGFERTTMAAICERLGYSKATLYNYFASKEELFSAVVFEATEAEFQATLEALDATVEDMTEALQKFGRGLLTLQYSPQVQAVRRLIVAEAGRSELGKKCYELGPVRNEAAAAAFLQHAMDTGQLRQADARIAALHLRGLLEAEWLDRFLFQTLEPISAEEINATVARAVAAFMAAYGPVQA from the coding sequence ATGCGGGCAAAAACCGAGACAAGGCGCCAGGCCATCCTGGACGCCGCCGCCGTCGTTTTCCAGGAAACGGGGTTCGAGCGCACCACCATGGCCGCCATCTGCGAGCGGCTGGGTTACTCCAAGGCCACGCTGTACAACTACTTCGCGTCGAAAGAAGAACTGTTCTCGGCCGTCGTGTTCGAGGCCACCGAGGCCGAGTTCCAGGCCACGCTGGAAGCGCTGGACGCGACCGTGGAGGACATGACCGAGGCGCTGCAAAAGTTTGGCCGGGGGCTGCTGACGCTGCAGTATTCGCCCCAGGTGCAGGCGGTGCGCCGCCTCATCGTTGCAGAGGCCGGGCGCTCGGAGTTGGGGAAAAAATGCTACGAACTGGGCCCCGTGCGCAACGAGGCCGCTGCTGCCGCCTTCTTGCAGCACGCCATGGATACCGGCCAGTTGCGCCAGGCCGATGCCCGCATCGCCGCCCTGCACCTGCGCGGCCTGCTGGAGGCCGAATGGCTGGACCGCTTTTTGTTCCAGACCCTGGAGCCGATCTCTGCCGAAGAAATCAATGCCACGGTGGCGCGCGCGGTGGCCGCATTCATGGCGGCGTATGGGCCGGTGCAGGCGTGA
- the cysK gene encoding cysteine synthase A, with protein MKTDNVLQTIGNTPHVRINRLFGPGANVWIKSERSNPGGSIKDRIALAMVEDAEKSGALQPGGTIIEPTSGNTGVGLAMVAAVKGYKLVLVMPDSMSIERRRLMLAYGASFDLTPREKGMKGAIARAEELKAQTPGAWIPQQFENPANIDVHVRTTAQEILADFEGGLDALITGVGTGGHLTGVARVLKAKFPNLKVFAVEPTQSPVISGGQPSPHPIQGIGAGFIPKNLDTSLLDGVIQVEAEPAREYARRSAREEGMLVGISSGATLAAIAQKLPELPAGAKVLGFNYDTGERYLSVEGFLPA; from the coding sequence ATGAAAACCGACAACGTCCTGCAAACCATCGGCAACACACCGCATGTGCGCATCAACCGCCTGTTTGGCCCGGGCGCCAACGTGTGGATCAAGTCCGAGCGCAGCAACCCCGGCGGCTCGATCAAGGACCGCATCGCGCTGGCGATGGTGGAAGACGCCGAAAAGTCGGGTGCGCTCCAGCCCGGCGGCACCATCATCGAGCCCACAAGCGGCAACACCGGCGTGGGCCTGGCGATGGTGGCGGCCGTCAAGGGCTACAAGCTGGTTCTGGTGATGCCCGACAGCATGAGCATCGAGCGCCGCCGCCTGATGCTGGCCTACGGCGCCAGCTTCGACCTGACGCCGCGCGAGAAGGGCATGAAGGGTGCCATCGCCCGCGCCGAAGAGCTCAAGGCCCAGACGCCCGGCGCCTGGATTCCGCAGCAGTTCGAGAACCCGGCCAACATCGACGTGCACGTGCGCACCACGGCGCAGGAAATCCTGGCCGACTTCGAAGGCGGGCTCGATGCGCTGATCACCGGTGTGGGCACCGGCGGGCACCTCACGGGCGTGGCACGGGTACTGAAAGCAAAGTTTCCCAACCTCAAGGTATTTGCCGTGGAGCCCACGCAGTCGCCCGTCATCAGCGGCGGCCAGCCCTCGCCCCACCCCATCCAGGGCATTGGCGCGGGCTTCATACCGAAGAACCTGGACACCAGCCTGCTCGACGGCGTGATCCAGGTCGAAGCTGAGCCGGCGCGCGAATACGCCCGCCGCAGCGCCCGCGAAGAAGGCATGCTGGTGGGCATCTCCAGCGGTGCCACGCTGGCCGCCATCGCGCAAAAACTGCCCGAGCTGCCTGCCGGGGCCAAGGTGCTCGGCTTCAACTACGACACGGGCGAGCGCTACCTGTCGGTGGAAGGCTTTTTGCCCGCGTGA
- a CDS encoding rRNA pseudouridine synthase, whose protein sequence is MTDKNPDPSHIRLAKRVAEQLNCSRSTAEQFIEGGFVSVDGQVVEAPGARVRPDQAVAVAQDASLLALTPVTLLLHKPVGFEAGLGVPAGQAAHASRRQGATPATTLLNAASHLAEDASGIRVLQRHFKQLECFTPLPTEASGLVVYTQDKRIARKLAEDIESLEQECIVEVKGDIAPHGLQRLCNGLSFNGRPLPPIKVSWQSETKLRFALKGIRPGQIPAMCDAVGLTVVALKRIRIGRVPLAKVPEGQWRYLQPWERF, encoded by the coding sequence CACGGCCGAGCAATTCATCGAAGGCGGCTTTGTGAGCGTGGACGGCCAGGTGGTGGAAGCCCCCGGCGCCCGCGTGCGCCCCGACCAGGCCGTGGCGGTGGCGCAAGACGCCAGCCTGCTCGCGCTGACACCGGTCACGCTGCTGCTGCACAAGCCGGTGGGGTTTGAAGCCGGCCTGGGCGTACCAGCCGGGCAAGCGGCCCACGCCAGCCGCAGACAGGGCGCAACCCCGGCCACCACGCTGCTCAATGCGGCGTCGCACCTGGCCGAAGACGCCTCGGGCATCCGCGTGCTGCAGCGCCATTTCAAGCAGCTCGAATGCTTCACCCCGCTGCCCACCGAGGCCAGTGGCCTGGTGGTCTACACGCAGGACAAACGCATCGCGCGCAAGCTGGCCGAAGACATCGAATCGCTGGAGCAGGAGTGCATCGTCGAGGTCAAGGGCGACATCGCGCCCCACGGCCTGCAACGCCTGTGCAATGGCCTCAGCTTCAACGGCCGCCCGCTGCCCCCCATCAAGGTGAGCTGGCAGAGCGAAACCAAACTGCGCTTTGCCCTGAAGGGCATCCGCCCCGGGCAGATTCCGGCCATGTGCGATGCCGTGGGCCTGACGGTGGTGGCCCTCAAGCGCATCCGCATCGGCCGCGTGCCGCTGGCCAAGGTGCCCGAAGGGCAGTGGCGCTATCTGCAGCCGTGGGAGCGGTTTTAG